In Oxalobacteraceae bacterium OTU3CINTB1, the sequence TGCGGCGGCAATGAAGGACCCCCGCTAGCCCAAGGCCGTCGGGGGTTTTTTTTCGTTTGACCGATAATATCGTTTATTTAATTGAGCATCCCATGCCCATACGTCTCATCGTCGGCCTCGGCAACCCCGGCGCCGAATACGAACAAACCCGCCACAACGCCGGCTTCTGGCTGGTCGACAACCTCGCCAACGATGTCGGCGCGCGCCTGCAGCGCGAGACCAAGTACAACGCGCTGATGGCCAAGGCCTCGATCGCCGGCCATGAGGTGTATCTGCTGGAACCGCAGACGTATATGAACCGCTCCGGGCAATCGGTTGGCGGCCTGTGCCGCTTCTTCAAGATCAATCCGGACGAAGTGCTGGTGGTGCACGACGAGCTCGACCTGATGCCCGGCATCGCGCGCCTGAAGAAGGGCGGTTCGTCGGGCGGCCACAACGGCCTCAAGGACATCACCGCCGCGCTCGGCACACAGGATTACTGGCGGCTGCGCCTGGGCATCGGCCATCCGCGCACGCTCAGCCTGCAGCAGCAGGTGGCCGACTTCGTGCTGCACCGGCCGCGCCGTGAAGACCAGGACCTGATCGAGCGGGCAATCGAAAAATCGCTGCAGGTCATGCCGTCCATCGTCGAGGGCAAGTTCGAGGCCGCGACGATGAAACTGCATACCGTCTAAAGCGGGCGCGTCGATGGTATGCTGAGGGAACTATTTCCCTCAGCCCTCAAGATCAAGGACACCATCAATGAAGCGCCTGCCGATCGCCGCACTCGTAACATCTTTATTGTTGGCCGCTGCTCAAACGCAGGCGCAAGCCCAGGACACCGGCGCCGTCGCCAAACAGATCGACGGCATGTACCCCAAGCTGGACGTCATCTACAAGGATTTGCACGCGCATCCCGAAGTCGCTTTCCAGGAAGTGCGCACGGCCGCCAAGCTGGCCGCCGAGATGCGCGCCATCGGTTTCGACGTCACCGAAAAAGTCGGCAAGACCGGCATCGTCGCGATCTATAAAAATGGCGCCGGCCCGACGGTGCTGGTGCGCACCGAGATGGACGGCTTGCCGATGGAGGAAAAGTCCGGCTTCCCTTATTCCAGCAAGGCCCACGCCACGCTCGACGGCAAGGATACGATGGTGGCCCACAGCTGCGGCCACGACGTCCACATGACGGCCTGGCTGGGCGCCGCGCGCACGCTGGTGGCGATGAAGTCGCAGTGGAAGGGCACGTTGATGTTCATCGGCCAGCCGGCCGAGGAAATCGTCGCCGGCGCCAAGGCCATGCTCGACGACGGCCTGTTCAAGCGCTTCCCGAAACCGGACTACGCCTTCGCGTTGCACTCGTGGCCGCTGGCCTATGGCACCATCGGCTACAACAGCGGACCGGTGTCGTCGAACTCGGACGCGATCGAGATCACCTTCAAGGGACGCGGCGGCCACGGCTCGGCGCCGGACAAGGCGCTCGACCCGATCACCATCGCCGCCCGCTTCGTGGTCGACGTGCAAACGGTCATCAGCCGCGAAAAAGATCCGAAGGAATTCGGCGTGGTGACGATCGGCGCCATCAACGGCGGCAGCGTCGGCAATATTATTCCGGACTCGGTCAAGGTGCGCGGCACCATCCGCACGTATAACCCGGCCGTGCGCGCCAAGATCCTGGCCGGCGTGCGCCGCGTCGCCAACGCCTCGGCGGCGATGGCGGACGCCCCGGCGCCCGACGTGGAGCTGATCACCGGCGGCGCGGCCATCGTCAACAACGACGCGCTGGTCACGCGCACCGAGGGCGTGCTCAAGCAGGCCTTCGGCGACGCCAATGTTGCGCGCATGCCGGCCATGACGGCCAGCGAGGACTTCTCGGTCTACGCCAACGAAGGCATCCCGTCGATGTTCTTCTTCACCGGCGTCTACGATCCGAAGGCGGTGGCCGAGGCCGACAAGCCGGGCGGCAAGCCGATCGCCTTCAACCACTCGCCGTACTACGCGCCGGTGCCGGAGCCGTCGATCAAGACGGCGGCGCAGGCGATGACGCTGGCGGTGCTGAACGTGATGTCCAAATAAACCAGGGGCCGCCTGTTTATTTGCTGGCGGCGATCCATTTGTCGACACGCGCTTCCAGGATCGGCAACGGCAAGGTGCCGTCGCCGATCACCACCTGGTGGAATTTCTGGTAGCTGAACTTGTCGCCCAGCGCCGCCTGCGCCCGCGCGCGCAGTTCCAGGATTTTCAGCGAGCCGATCTTGTAGCTCAGCGCCTGCGCCGGCCACACCATGTAGCGCTCGATCTGGTTCTTGGCGCGCGCCTCGCTCCAGCCCAGCGTCTCGGCCAGATAGGCGATCGCCTGTTCGCGGGTCCAGCCCTTGGCGTGCATGCCGGTGTCGACCACCAGGCGCGCGGCGCGCAGCATCTCGGCGTTCAAGTGGCCGTAGTAGGCGACCGGATCGTCGTACAGGCCCAGCTCGCGGCCCAGGGTCTCCGAATACAAGGCCCAGCCTTCGGTGTAGGCCGCGCTGTTGGGGTTTTCGGTGCTGAACTTGCGGAAGTCCGGCAGGTCCAACTCTTTCAACAGCGCGCCGTGCAGGTGGTGGCCCGGCACGCCCTCGTGCAGGAACAGGCTGACCATGTCGACCCGGCTGTACTGCTTCGGATCGTTGACCACCGGCCAGAACACGCCCGGATGCGAGCCGTCCGCCGCTGGCGGCGTGTAGTGGTCGGATGCGGTCGCGCGCGTCAACTCCGGTTCCAGATGCAATTCCATCTTCCCTTTCGGGATCAGGCTGAAGTAGGTCGGCAGCTTGGCCTGCACCGTCGCGTAGAGCGTGCGGTAGGCGTCCAGCACCTGCTCGTCGGTGGTGAATATCTTGAACTTCTGTTGCGCCGCCATCCATTGTGGCAGTTGCTTTTCGGGGCCGTCGTAGCCCAGTTTGGGGCCCAGCGCCGTCAACTGCTGCTGGATGCGCGCCACTTCCTTCAGTCCCAGCGCGTGCACCGCGTCCGGCGTCAGGGGCAGGTTGGTGCTGTCCTTGATGCGGGCGGCGTACCACGCGGCGCCGTTCGGCAGGGCGTTCCAGCCGGTGCTGGCGCGGCTGGCCGGCAGGTATTCATTCTGCAGGAAATCCACCAGGCGGGTCAGCGCCGGGGCGATCCTGGTATCGACCGTGTTCAGGTAGGCCGCCGTCAGCCTTTGCTTGTCGGCGGCCGAGAACTGCGCCGGCATGCGCGTGATGGGCGAATAGTAGACGCTGGTCTCCGGCGTGGCCGCGCGCAGGTTCTGGAACTGCGGCAGCATCGCCACCGTGATCGCCTTCGGCTGCACGACGCCGGCGCGGATGCCTTGCTTCATGTTGGCGATGGCCTGGTCTATCCAGGCCGGCAACTGCTTCAGGCGGCTCAGGTAGGCCTGATACTGCGCGACCGTGCCTAGCGGCTGCGAGCCGGTGCCGTCGGCGTAATTGGCCAGGGTGCTGGGGACGTTGTCGAACTGGTTGAGCGGCAGCAGATGTTCCGGGAAGGACTCCAGCTGCATCGCGTTATTGAGTTCGTAGGACAGCAGGTCGTAGGTCAGCTGGTCCGGCTCGCCGAGTTGGTCGCGCCGCACGGCCATCAACTGCTTTTGCATCTGGCGGTACTGCGTGAACTGGGCTGCGCGCACGGCGGGAGAAATGGCCAGGCCGATTTGATCGTTGTAGCGGCTGTCGCCGTTGGCGGTGGCAAACAGCAGCGGATCGAATTTGCAGCGCGCGGTGTGGAACGCCGCCGCCAGCTTGGTCAGCTGTTTCTGCGCCTGGCTGGCTTGCGCGGTGGATGTTTGCGCGGCTTGGGCCGGCAACATGCCGACGCCGGCGCAAAGGAGGGTGGCGATCAGCGCGGAAGTCCGCAGCGAGGCGCGGCAACGGGTGTGGGGCATGGACATTTCCTGGTAAGCAGATAAGCCGCCATCGGGCGGCTTATCTTGACGTGGACAATCGTTCGCCAGGAAGTCTAGCACTAAACAATTCGCCGGGACATCGCCCGCATGCCCGGACGTTTAGTTTGCGCGCAGGCCGCCGTCGACCACGCGCACGTCGTCGCCTTGGTGCCACGATGGTTGCTCAGTCTGGTGGAACTTGCGTACCGAACCGTCGTTCATGCGCACCACGATGTCGTAGCTCTTGTTGGCTTTGACGCGGCCTTCAATCTGGTTGCCGGCGACCGCGCCGCCGATGGCGCCGGCCACGGTGGCCAGTTTGCGGCCGTTGCCGCCGCCAACCTGGTTGCCCAGCAGGCCGCCGACCAGCGCGCCGCCCACCGCGCCCACGCCGCTGCCTTCGGCACGGGTTTCGATTTCGTTGACGGCTTCGATCACGCCGCAGTTGTTGCAGACGGCCGGCGCGCTCTTGACCGGAGTGTGTTTGACGACCGGCTTGTCGCGCACGACTTCGCGGACCGGCTCACGTTCCCGGACCGGCTCGCGGACTTGTTCACGGACCGGCTCGCGCACCTGGTCGCGGCCTGACGCGGCCGGCGCGGTTTGTGTCACCAGCGGCTGGCCGTTGGGCGCCAGCGACGGATCCTGGTTCTGGGAGTTCGAGGAAGGCAGCCAGCCCATGATGGCGGCGACGCCGACGCCACTCACCAGCACAACGGCGGCCGCGGCGGCCATGATCATCGGGTGCAGCTTGGAATTGGATGTGTTATTCATTTTTCTACCTTTTATGTGTTGAGTGGCTTGTTTGACTACAAGCAACTAACGCGCTGGCCCCGAATCCGACTGACACAGATTTCGTATCAAATGTAAGCAATTGTTCCTGAATGCATGAAGCGGCCGGGCGATCCGCCCGGTTTTTTTGAAGACTGGAGGCGGGGGAGGTACAATTGATCCTTGAACGCTTTAAATAGCAGGAATATTCAGAAAACGCCCGCGTCGGCCGTTTTTCACCAGCCGCTCGCCGGCAACATTTGATTATTAAAGGTTTTCCATGAGTCTCCAATGCGGCATCGTCGGCCTGCCCAACGTCGGCAAGTCCACCCTCTTCAACGCCCTGACCAAGGCCGGCATCCCGGCTGAGAACTATCCGTTCTGCACCATCGAGCCGAACGTCGGCGTGGTCGAAGTGCCGGATCCGCGCATGGCCGCGCTGGCCGAAATCGTCAAACCGGAACGCATGGTCAACGCCATCGTCGAATTCGTCGACATCGCCGGCCTGGTGGCCGGCGCGTCGCAGGGCGAAGGCCTGGGCAACCAGTTCCTGTCGCACATCCGCGAGACCGACGCCATCGTCAACGTCGTGCGCTGCTTCGAGGACGACAACGTGATCCACGTGTCGGGCAAGGTCAGCCCGCTCGACGACATCGAAGTCATCCAGACCGAGCTGGCGCTGGCCGACCTGGGCACCGTGGAAAAAGCCATCCACCGCGAAAACAAGAAAGCCCGCTCCGGCGACAAGGACGCGGCCAAGCTGCTGGCCATCATGGAGCGCATCGTGCCGCACCTGAACGAAGCCAAGCCGGTGCGCGCCATGGGCCTGGACGCCGACGAGATGGCCCTGATCAAGCCGCTGTGCCTGATCACCGCCAAGCCGGCCATGTACGTCGCCAACGTCTCCGACACCGGCTTCACCAACAACCCGCTGCTCGACCAGCTGACCGCCTACGCCGCCACCCAGAACGCGCCGATCGTCGCCATCTGCGCCTCGATCGAAGCCGAGATCGCCGACCTGGACGATGCCGACAAGACCGAATTCCTGAACGACATGGGCATGGAAGAGCCGGGCCTTGACCGCCTGATCCGCGCCGCCTACAACCTGCTGGGCCTGCAGACCTACTTCACGGCCGGCGTTAAGGAAGTGCGCGCCTGGACCATCCACATCGGCGACACCGCGCCGCAGGCTGCCGGCGTCATCCACACCGACTTCGAACGCGGCTTCATCCGCGCGCAAACCATCGCCTACGACGACTACATCCAGTACAAGGGCGAGGGCGGCGCCAAGGAGGCGGGCAAGATGCGCGCCGAGGGCAAGGAATACGTGGTCAAGGATGGCGACGTGCTGAACTTCCTGTTCAACGTTTAAACGGCAGCGATGCCCTCCGAAAACCGCGAAATTCGCGGTTTTTTTTCGAGTGCGCTTGCTGCTGACCTGATTCTCCTGAAACAGCTTGCGGGACGATGGGAAGCCCGCCAGAATGATGTGGACTCAATCAGGAGATACACATGAAAACGGCCACTTTTGCATCGTTGCGCTTGGATGCTGAATTGCGGCAAGCCGCAGAAGAAAGCTTGGAAAAAGGAGAAACGCTATCGAGTTTTGTCGAGCAGTCGGTACGAGACAGCGTTAGCCGACGTCAGCGGCAGAAAGAGTTTCTCGCGCGCGGGCTGGCGTCTCGCGATGAGTCGTCCCTGACTGGCGTATATATTGATTCGAATGCGGTCCTTGACCGGTTAGAATCGATGCTTGACAAAGCAAAGGCTGGGAAGTGACTTTCACAGTTCGCTTTACGCCGCAGGCGGAGAGCGATTTGGTTCGCTTGTATGAGTATATTCTCGAGCGTGATCAGACCGACTGGTCACTGGGTGAGCGGGCCTTGCAAGCTATTAGAAATGCCATTCAAAGCCTTGAGCGTTCGCCTTTTAGTTACCGCAAAGCCACGGTTGATAACCCCTTCCTGCGCGAGCTTGTCATCCCATTCGGCTCCGCCGGATACGTCGCATTGTTCGAAATAGACAACGCGCAGACGGTCACAGTGCTCGCGGTGCGGCACCAGCGCGAAGACGACTTCTTTTGACCGCCACTGCGGCCCACACGGCCATTCGCCGTGCGCAAGCAGTTGTTGGGTATAATCGTCGGATTGCCTGCGTCCGCTTTTCACGCCCGCCTCATTCCTTCACTAGAAAAAAATTACTCTTCATGGCTTCTTCCAACGATAACGTCAGCATGGCGCTGTTCTGCGATTTTGAAAACGTGGCGCTCGGTGTGCGCGACGCCAATTACGACAAGTTCGACATCAAGCCGGTGCTGGAGCGTTTGCTGCTCAAGGGCAGCATCGTGGTCAAGAAGGCGTATTGCGACTGGGACCGCTACAAGGCGTTCAAGGCGCCGATGCACGAGGCCAACTTCGAGCTGATCGAGATCCCGCACGTGCGCCAGTCCGGCAAGAACTCGGCCGACATCCGCATGGTCGTCGACGCGCTCGACTTGTGCTACACCAAGTCGCATGTCGACACTTTTGTCATCATCTCGGGCGATTCCGATTTTTCGCCGCTGGTGTCGAAGCTGCGCGAGAACGCCAAGAAGGTGATCGGCGTCGGCGTCAAGCAGTCGACCTCGGACCTGCTGGTGGCCAACTGCGACGAATTCATTTTCTACGACGACCTGGTGCGCGAGAGCCGCCGCGCCAAGCGCGACGCCGGCGAGGCCAGCAAGCCGGCCGTCAAGCGCTCGCCGGAAGAGGAGCGCGGCCGACGCGAAGAGATGGACAAGCGCCGCAACCAGGCCGTGGAAATCGCCGTCAACACCTTCGAGGCGCTGGTGCTCGAACGCGGCGACAGCGGCAAGATCTGGGCCTCCGTGCTGAAGGAGGCGATCAAGCGCCGCAAGCCGGACTTCAGCGAATCCTATTATGGTTTCCGCACCTTCGGCAACCTGATCGAGGAATGCAAGGCGCGCGGCCTGCTCGAATTCGGCCGCGATGAAAAATCCGGCGCCTATGTGTACCGCAGCAGCGGCTCGTCCAACGGCGCGCTGCAGGGCGCCGGCGAGACGCAGGCGTCCGACAATGTCGGCGCCGAGGCGCAGGAAGGCGGCAAGCAGGAGTCGCGCCGCAGCCGTGGCCGTGGCCGCACCGCCGCTGAACGCTTCGCCGAACGCCAGGCCGAGCGCCTGGCGCAACAGGCGCACGCGCACCCGGACGCCGACGATCGCAACACTGATGATGCCGACGCGGACGACAGTGCGCCGGTGGTGGAGGCCTATGCCGCGTGGCAGAGCGCGCCGGAAGCAGCCTCCGACCAGTCCGACCAGTCCGACAACGAGACGAAAGCGCAGCGTTCGGCCCAGCCGGAATCTGACCGCAATCGCGGCCGTGGACGCGGCAATCGCGGCGGCCGCAAGCAGAACGATCGCCATGGCGGCGAAGGCGCTGTCGCCGCCGCCGAGGCGCCGGTCGTGACCGAAATGACGGAGATGGCGGTCGATCAGCCGGTCCAGCCGCCGGTTGCCGAAGCCTACGCTGACGCGGTCCAGGACGCGCCAGCCGAAGCGGTCGCGCCGGCGAAAAAGAAAAGCGGCGCCAAGCCGCCCGCCCGCAAGGTCAAGGCCGCGGCCAAACCGCAAGCGGAAGAGGGCAAGCCGGCCAAGGGCGCCAAAGGCGGCAAGGGTCGCAATGCCGCAACGGCGGGCGCCGCCGAGCCGGCCGCGATCGCCGTGGAGCCGGCCGCGCCGGTGGTGGTCGAGGCTGAAGCGACGCAAGCCGCGCCGGCCAAGCCCGCCAAGCCAAGGGCACCGCGCAAGCCACGCGCCCCGAAGGCCGCCGCCGAGTCCGGCGAGTAATCTGCGAGTAATCGGCAAGGCCCGGCAAGGGCGGCTATGGATCGTATAATGACAATGTTACGATCTTATTAACCGGTGCGGCGGACGCCGCCCATAAAGGTAGCCGCCTCATGCCCATCCTTTCCGCACTCACGCTGTATCCGATCAAATCCTGCGCCGGCGTGGCGTTGCAGGACGCCACGCTGACCACGGCGGGGCTGATGACCGAGAAGATCTACGACCGCGAATGGATGGTCGTCGACGAGGACTCCGTGGTCATGACGCAGCGCGAACATCCCCGCATGGCGCTCATCACTCCCACGCTGAAAGCCAACACGCTCGAGTTGCGCGCGCCCGGCATGCTGCGCCTGGAGATTCCGCTCGGCCTGCCCGACCCCGATTTGGCGCCGACCCTGTCCACGCAAATCTGGGACCACACCATCCTGGCCTACGACTGCGACGACCTGACCGCCGAATGGTTCACCAAGGCCATCGGCGTGCCGTGCCGCCTGGCGCGCTTCCACGCCAACGCCACCCGCGCCGTCAGCGAGACCTGGACCAAGGGCGTGCCGGCCACCACCTTGTTTTCGGACGGCTATCCGATCCTGGTGGTGGGCGAGTCGTCTTTGGACGACCTCAACGACAAGCTGCGTGCCGCCGGCCGCGCGGCGATCCCGATGAACCGTTTCCGGCCCAACCTCGTCATCGGCGGCATCGAGGCCTTCGAGGAGGACTACGCCGAGTCGTTCCAGATGGGCGACGCGCTGCTCAAACCGGTCAAACCGTGCCCGCGCTGCCCGATGCCGTCGATCGACCAGGCCACCGGCGTGTTCGGCCCCAACCCGCTCGACCTGATGCAAGGCTACCGCGCCAAGCCCGAACTCGACGGCGCCGTCTGCTTCGGCATGAACAGCATCCTGATCACCGGCGACGGCCAACGCGTGCGCGTTGGTCAGGAAATCGTCGTTACACTGGCGTTTTAATGCACTTGGGCCGTCCAGGGCATTCCCAAGCGGCGCAACTTGGCGTAATGTTGCAATGACATGAAACCGGGTGAACAGTAAGGGCAATTATGACGCAAACCGCCACTGGCAAAGTAACGACGCCGACCGACCACGCAACGCGCGCGAACGATCTGGCGGCCGAAAACCAGGCTCTGCGGGCACGCATGGCGTATCTGCTGGAACAGGCCGAACGCAACCACTCGATCATGACGCGCCACCAGGCGTTCGACCTGAACATCGTCGGCGCCCCTAATTTCCCCGAGCTGGTCGGCACCATCTTCCGCGTGCTGCCGGTGATCTCCGAGCTCGACAGCGTGACCCTGACCCTGGTCGACGAGGGCGCCGACATCCGCGAGGTCATGCTCAAGCTCGATGTGGTGTTCGCCGATTTTCCCGACCTGATCTTCGTCGAGGAGCTCGATGGCCTCGGCTTCGACCTGGGCCAGCGCGGCCCGGGCGCGGCGCCACC encodes:
- the pth gene encoding aminoacyl-tRNA hydrolase, producing the protein MPIRLIVGLGNPGAEYEQTRHNAGFWLVDNLANDVGARLQRETKYNALMAKASIAGHEVYLLEPQTYMNRSGQSVGGLCRFFKINPDEVLVVHDELDLMPGIARLKKGGSSGGHNGLKDITAALGTQDYWRLRLGIGHPRTLSLQQQVADFVLHRPRREDQDLIERAIEKSLQVMPSIVEGKFEAATMKLHTV
- a CDS encoding amidohydrolase; translated protein: MKRLPIAALVTSLLLAAAQTQAQAQDTGAVAKQIDGMYPKLDVIYKDLHAHPEVAFQEVRTAAKLAAEMRAIGFDVTEKVGKTGIVAIYKNGAGPTVLVRTEMDGLPMEEKSGFPYSSKAHATLDGKDTMVAHSCGHDVHMTAWLGAARTLVAMKSQWKGTLMFIGQPAEEIVAGAKAMLDDGLFKRFPKPDYAFALHSWPLAYGTIGYNSGPVSSNSDAIEITFKGRGGHGSAPDKALDPITIAARFVVDVQTVISREKDPKEFGVVTIGAINGGSVGNIIPDSVKVRGTIRTYNPAVRAKILAGVRRVANASAAMADAPAPDVELITGGAAIVNNDALVTRTEGVLKQAFGDANVARMPAMTASEDFSVYANEGIPSMFFFTGVYDPKAVAEADKPGGKPIAFNHSPYYAPVPEPSIKTAAQAMTLAVLNVMSK
- a CDS encoding type II toxin-antitoxin system RelE/ParE family toxin, encoding MTFTVRFTPQAESDLVRLYEYILERDQTDWSLGERALQAIRNAIQSLERSPFSYRKATVDNPFLRELVIPFGSAGYVALFEIDNAQTVTVLAVRHQREDDFF
- a CDS encoding NYN domain-containing protein; the encoded protein is MASSNDNVSMALFCDFENVALGVRDANYDKFDIKPVLERLLLKGSIVVKKAYCDWDRYKAFKAPMHEANFELIEIPHVRQSGKNSADIRMVVDALDLCYTKSHVDTFVIISGDSDFSPLVSKLRENAKKVIGVGVKQSTSDLLVANCDEFIFYDDLVRESRRAKRDAGEASKPAVKRSPEEERGRREEMDKRRNQAVEIAVNTFEALVLERGDSGKIWASVLKEAIKRRKPDFSESYYGFRTFGNLIEECKARGLLEFGRDEKSGAYVYRSSGSSNGALQGAGETQASDNVGAEAQEGGKQESRRSRGRGRTAAERFAERQAERLAQQAHAHPDADDRNTDDADADDSAPVVEAYAAWQSAPEAASDQSDQSDNETKAQRSAQPESDRNRGRGRGNRGGRKQNDRHGGEGAVAAAEAPVVTEMTEMAVDQPVQPPVAEAYADAVQDAPAEAVAPAKKKSGAKPPARKVKAAAKPQAEEGKPAKGAKGGKGRNAATAGAAEPAAIAVEPAAPVVVEAEATQAAPAKPAKPRAPRKPRAPKAAAESGE
- a CDS encoding glycine zipper 2TM domain-containing protein — encoded protein: MNNTSNSKLHPMIMAAAAAVVLVSGVGVAAIMGWLPSSNSQNQDPSLAPNGQPLVTQTAPAASGRDQVREPVREQVREPVREREPVREVVRDKPVVKHTPVKSAPAVCNNCGVIEAVNEIETRAEGSGVGAVGGALVGGLLGNQVGGGNGRKLATVAGAIGGAVAGNQIEGRVKANKSYDIVVRMNDGSVRKFHQTEQPSWHQGDDVRVVDGGLRAN
- a CDS encoding prevent-host-death protein, translated to MKTATFASLRLDAELRQAAEESLEKGETLSSFVEQSVRDSVSRRQRQKEFLARGLASRDESSLTGVYIDSNAVLDRLESMLDKAKAGK
- a CDS encoding DUF885 domain-containing protein, with translation MPHTRCRASLRTSALIATLLCAGVGMLPAQAAQTSTAQASQAQKQLTKLAAAFHTARCKFDPLLFATANGDSRYNDQIGLAISPAVRAAQFTQYRQMQKQLMAVRRDQLGEPDQLTYDLLSYELNNAMQLESFPEHLLPLNQFDNVPSTLANYADGTGSQPLGTVAQYQAYLSRLKQLPAWIDQAIANMKQGIRAGVVQPKAITVAMLPQFQNLRAATPETSVYYSPITRMPAQFSAADKQRLTAAYLNTVDTRIAPALTRLVDFLQNEYLPASRASTGWNALPNGAAWYAARIKDSTNLPLTPDAVHALGLKEVARIQQQLTALGPKLGYDGPEKQLPQWMAAQQKFKIFTTDEQVLDAYRTLYATVQAKLPTYFSLIPKGKMELHLEPELTRATASDHYTPPAADGSHPGVFWPVVNDPKQYSRVDMVSLFLHEGVPGHHLHGALLKELDLPDFRKFSTENPNSAAYTEGWALYSETLGRELGLYDDPVAYYGHLNAEMLRAARLVVDTGMHAKGWTREQAIAYLAETLGWSEARAKNQIERYMVWPAQALSYKIGSLKILELRARAQAALGDKFSYQKFHQVVIGDGTLPLPILEARVDKWIAASK
- the ychF gene encoding redox-regulated ATPase YchF; amino-acid sequence: MSLQCGIVGLPNVGKSTLFNALTKAGIPAENYPFCTIEPNVGVVEVPDPRMAALAEIVKPERMVNAIVEFVDIAGLVAGASQGEGLGNQFLSHIRETDAIVNVVRCFEDDNVIHVSGKVSPLDDIEVIQTELALADLGTVEKAIHRENKKARSGDKDAAKLLAIMERIVPHLNEAKPVRAMGLDADEMALIKPLCLITAKPAMYVANVSDTGFTNNPLLDQLTAYAATQNAPIVAICASIEAEIADLDDADKTEFLNDMGMEEPGLDRLIRAAYNLLGLQTYFTAGVKEVRAWTIHIGDTAPQAAGVIHTDFERGFIRAQTIAYDDYIQYKGEGGAKEAGKMRAEGKEYVVKDGDVLNFLFNV
- a CDS encoding MOSC N-terminal beta barrel domain-containing protein, producing MPILSALTLYPIKSCAGVALQDATLTTAGLMTEKIYDREWMVVDEDSVVMTQREHPRMALITPTLKANTLELRAPGMLRLEIPLGLPDPDLAPTLSTQIWDHTILAYDCDDLTAEWFTKAIGVPCRLARFHANATRAVSETWTKGVPATTLFSDGYPILVVGESSLDDLNDKLRAAGRAAIPMNRFRPNLVIGGIEAFEEDYAESFQMGDALLKPVKPCPRCPMPSIDQATGVFGPNPLDLMQGYRAKPELDGAVCFGMNSILITGDGQRVRVGQEIVVTLAF